In Nocardioides sp. JQ2195, a genomic segment contains:
- a CDS encoding ABC transporter substrate-binding protein produces MEPMRSGRRRRTFLVTCAAVAVAALVAACGGATSSGANSDSGEVDRSAHLRIAYPVTQSLDPHLAPEPAQLLIATWPVYDRLIQVSAQATYEPMLATEWEFSPDGKSLTLTLREGVTFSDGTPFDADAVKANLDNYIGATGTALGANVAGIAKVEVVDPSTVKLDLKSASTTVLSALSSELGGVMISPKALGGKDLSTHPVGTGAYVIDEFQPGQKVTYKRRTDEGGIWDPKTGQSATVSISTLGDTEATTNALKGGQADLIVWSSGVDRFQTDIDSGKLKHTVMDGVLNMVGLNFNHTRKPYNDQLVRQAVNYAIDREALVEAFMPDSAARVQPWPDGLPGFDEAREDDYSFDPDKARELLEEAGYGDGLDGGEIAVANVGVFTLAAQTIQSNLKDVGINVTLRNVDVYTLVTEWAQGKADAELMYMSLPSIDAYSWVQRLFVNPVWSVGADPEIATMSTGLDDSTMSEDDRAARTAEIIDYASEKALYAPLWQGVGGFMSTPNVQGLDDLASVNGGVADFREVYLTK; encoded by the coding sequence ATGGAGCCCATGAGAAGCGGAAGAAGGCGTCGAACCTTCCTCGTCACTTGTGCCGCGGTGGCGGTGGCGGCGCTGGTGGCCGCGTGTGGCGGTGCGACGAGCTCGGGGGCGAACTCTGACTCCGGCGAGGTTGACCGGAGCGCCCACCTGCGGATCGCCTATCCGGTGACCCAGTCGTTGGACCCGCACCTGGCGCCGGAGCCGGCCCAGCTGCTGATTGCGACCTGGCCGGTCTATGACCGCCTGATCCAGGTCAGTGCCCAGGCCACGTACGAGCCGATGTTGGCGACCGAGTGGGAGTTCTCGCCTGATGGCAAGTCGTTGACCCTGACCCTGCGGGAAGGGGTGACCTTCAGTGATGGGACGCCGTTCGACGCGGATGCGGTGAAGGCGAACCTGGACAACTACATCGGCGCCACGGGAACGGCGTTGGGTGCCAACGTGGCTGGCATTGCGAAGGTGGAGGTGGTGGACCCGAGCACGGTGAAGCTCGACCTCAAGTCGGCGAGCACGACGGTTCTCTCGGCGCTCTCGAGCGAGTTGGGTGGCGTGATGATCTCGCCGAAGGCGTTGGGTGGCAAGGATCTCTCCACGCACCCGGTGGGCACGGGTGCCTACGTGATCGATGAGTTCCAGCCGGGCCAGAAGGTGACCTACAAGCGGCGTACTGATGAGGGTGGCATCTGGGACCCGAAGACCGGTCAGTCGGCCACCGTCTCGATCAGCACCTTGGGTGACACTGAGGCGACGACGAATGCGCTCAAGGGTGGTCAGGCCGACCTGATCGTGTGGAGCAGCGGTGTCGACCGGTTCCAGACCGACATCGACAGCGGCAAGCTGAAGCACACCGTGATGGACGGGGTGCTGAACATGGTGGGGCTCAACTTCAACCACACCCGCAAGCCCTACAACGACCAGTTGGTGCGTCAGGCAGTCAACTACGCCATCGACCGTGAGGCACTGGTCGAGGCCTTCATGCCGGACTCGGCGGCTCGTGTCCAGCCCTGGCCGGACGGCCTTCCGGGCTTCGACGAGGCACGTGAGGACGACTATTCGTTCGATCCGGACAAGGCCAGGGAACTCCTCGAGGAGGCCGGCTACGGGGACGGCCTCGACGGGGGCGAGATCGCGGTCGCGAACGTGGGCGTCTTCACACTTGCCGCGCAGACGATCCAGTCGAACCTGAAGGACGTCGGGATCAACGTGACGTTGCGCAACGTCGACGTCTACACCCTCGTGACCGAGTGGGCCCAGGGCAAGGCGGACGCCGAGCTCATGTACATGAGCCTTCCGTCCATCGACGCCTACTCGTGGGTGCAGCGACTGTTCGTCAACCCGGTCTGGAGCGTGGGGGCGGATCCTGAGATCGCCACGATGTCCACCGGTCTCGACGACTCGACGATGAGCGAGGATGACCGGGCTGCCCGGACCGCCGAGATCATCGACTACGCCTCGGAGAAGGCGCTCTACGCGCCGCTGTGGCAG